The following are from one region of the Flavobacteriaceae bacterium UJ101 genome:
- a CDS encoding neutral protease (Belongs to the peptidase M4 family.; KEGG: bsu:BSU11100 neutral peptidase B; Metalloendopeptidases) has translation MRNNYLVKNALSAFLILTVGALVAQEKSEIEQNRPDFINISEKNYQISQSKNLLKESLRTNQNDDFRTMSKVKDNLGFTHEKFQQYYKGIKVEFSTYTVHSKQGKIEKANGEFKIVRNFDIKPKLTSQDAFQKAIAYTGAKSYMWEYPEAAKEMDNYQKPTGELVILPLQEAQKGKSKTRLAYKFDMFTADPVGRGYLYIDANTGEKLLYNAIIKHVGTFSHGKKWKDHQVNISWVEPFMSKAVKPSPNFVLTNQAETRYSGTQSIETRSTGGQYTLNDDTRKVYTRDAKNQSPSGYPYVSDYNEFTDNDNNWTTAEHSANKDNAALDAHWAAEKTYDYFKTKHNRDSYDGNGIQIRSYVHVGSNYDNAFWNGSVMSYGDGSSNGQEGDGYFDALTSMDVGAHEIGHAICEKTANLVYQRESGALNEGFSDIWGAAVEHYAKGNGNDSNPSDAIWLIGDEIDRRTGSAALRSMSDPKSLGYPDTYGGTNWVEPNCGTPTSSNDYCGVHTNSGVINHWFYILTEGKSGTNDIGNSYNVTGIGIEKAAKIAYRLESVYLSANSTYEDARTYGITAAQDLYGANSTEVIATTNAFHAVGVGSKFGEISYCTSKGNSVADEYIQNVKIGTINKTSDGGNGYSDFTSTSTNVSKNESYTITITPKWTGTTYNEGYAVWIDYNNDGDFNDANENVWSKAISKTTPVSGSFTIPSSASEGEVRMRVSMKYNGVPTACEAFSYGEVEDYTLVIGGGVTDIEAPTVPANLTASNITTSSVDLSWTASTDNVGVKEYDVYQDDLKVGTTVNTSYNVTGLNANTTYSFSVLATDDAGNSSSKSNAVEVTTENQVVVNYCDSKGNNARYEWIDNVSMGGVNNDSGAAGYSDFTNQVMTITKGSNRLNVSAGFASSAYTEYWKAWIDYDQDGTFESTEIVLEGNSNSSASLYQDFTVPTSALIGNTRLRVSMKYNASQTACETFSYGEVEDYTVNITNSTVNGITHDNVLKGSNIKNEKPIDYISLYPNPVKNHLNIKLETRHNAKSSFKILSFDGKVVKVGKIDSRGINVGDLPRGIYIVEVNDGQKLITKKIVKQ, from the coding sequence ATGAGAAACAATTACTTAGTTAAGAATGCGTTAAGTGCATTCTTGATTTTAACAGTAGGTGCACTTGTAGCCCAAGAAAAATCAGAAATTGAACAAAATCGACCAGATTTTATAAATATTTCTGAAAAAAATTATCAAATTTCACAATCTAAGAATTTATTAAAAGAATCATTGCGAACTAATCAAAATGATGATTTTAGAACAATGAGTAAAGTAAAAGATAATTTAGGCTTTACGCATGAAAAATTTCAGCAATATTATAAAGGAATAAAGGTTGAGTTTTCAACTTATACAGTTCATTCAAAACAAGGAAAGATTGAAAAGGCAAATGGTGAGTTTAAAATTGTACGGAATTTTGATATCAAACCCAAGTTAACAAGTCAAGATGCGTTTCAAAAAGCAATTGCTTATACAGGAGCTAAAAGTTATATGTGGGAATATCCAGAAGCGGCTAAAGAAATGGATAATTATCAAAAACCAACAGGAGAGTTAGTGATTTTACCACTCCAAGAAGCTCAAAAGGGAAAGTCGAAAACCCGTTTGGCTTATAAGTTTGATATGTTTACAGCAGATCCTGTTGGAAGAGGATACCTTTATATTGATGCAAATACAGGAGAGAAACTATTATATAATGCCATAATTAAACATGTTGGCACATTTAGTCATGGTAAAAAATGGAAAGATCATCAAGTTAATATAAGTTGGGTAGAGCCTTTTATGTCAAAAGCAGTTAAACCGTCTCCAAATTTTGTTTTAACCAATCAAGCTGAAACACGTTATAGTGGTACTCAGTCAATTGAAACACGTAGTACGGGAGGACAATATACATTGAATGATGATACTCGAAAAGTATATACTCGAGATGCAAAGAATCAATCTCCATCAGGTTATCCTTATGTGTCTGATTATAATGAATTTACGGATAATGATAATAATTGGACAACAGCAGAGCATAGTGCTAATAAAGATAATGCGGCATTAGATGCGCATTGGGCAGCTGAGAAAACATACGATTACTTTAAAACAAAGCACAATCGTGATAGTTACGATGGAAATGGTATTCAAATTAGAAGTTATGTTCATGTAGGAAGTAATTATGATAATGCTTTTTGGAATGGATCGGTAATGTCTTATGGAGATGGAAGTTCAAACGGTCAAGAAGGGGATGGTTATTTTGATGCTTTAACGAGTATGGATGTTGGGGCTCATGAAATCGGGCATGCAATTTGTGAAAAAACAGCAAATTTAGTTTACCAAAGAGAGTCAGGAGCTTTAAATGAAGGGTTTTCTGATATTTGGGGAGCAGCTGTAGAACATTATGCAAAAGGAAATGGTAATGATAGTAATCCTAGCGATGCTATTTGGTTAATTGGTGACGAAATTGATCGAAGAACAGGTTCAGCTGCATTGCGATCGATGAGTGATCCTAAATCATTAGGATATCCAGATACCTATGGTGGAACTAATTGGGTAGAACCTAATTGTGGTACGCCAACTTCATCCAATGATTATTGTGGAGTGCATACAAATTCAGGTGTGATTAACCATTGGTTTTACATTTTAACAGAAGGAAAATCAGGAACAAATGATATTGGGAACAGTTATAACGTGACAGGAATTGGTATTGAAAAAGCAGCTAAAATTGCATATCGCTTAGAAAGTGTTTATCTATCAGCTAATTCTACCTATGAAGATGCTAGAACTTATGGTATTACAGCTGCTCAGGATCTCTATGGAGCTAATTCAACAGAAGTAATAGCAACAACGAATGCTTTTCATGCGGTAGGAGTAGGAAGTAAGTTTGGAGAAATAAGTTACTGTACATCAAAGGGTAATAGTGTGGCAGATGAATACATTCAGAATGTAAAAATAGGAACTATTAATAAAACTTCTGATGGAGGAAATGGGTATTCAGACTTTACATCAACATCAACTAATGTTTCTAAAAATGAAAGTTATACCATTACTATAACACCAAAATGGACTGGAACTACCTATAACGAAGGTTATGCGGTTTGGATAGATTATAATAATGATGGAGATTTTAATGATGCTAATGAAAACGTGTGGAGCAAGGCTATTTCAAAAACAACACCAGTTTCGGGAAGCTTTACAATTCCTTCTTCAGCATCTGAAGGAGAAGTAAGAATGCGTGTCTCTATGAAATATAATGGTGTTCCAACTGCTTGTGAAGCGTTCTCATATGGAGAAGTAGAAGATTATACATTAGTTATTGGTGGAGGTGTTACTGATATAGAAGCGCCGACGGTTCCTGCAAATTTAACGGCATCCAATATTACCACTTCTTCTGTTGACTTAAGTTGGACTGCTTCAACAGATAATGTTGGTGTTAAAGAATATGATGTATACCAAGATGATTTGAAAGTAGGTACAACAGTTAATACTTCGTATAATGTTACAGGGTTAAATGCTAATACGACCTATAGCTTTTCTGTATTAGCGACAGATGATGCTGGAAATAGCTCTTCTAAATCAAATGCTGTTGAAGTTACGACAGAAAACCAAGTTGTAGTGAATTATTGTGATTCTAAAGGGAATAATGCACGTTATGAATGGATTGATAATGTTTCGATGGGTGGAGTTAATAATGATTCAGGAGCAGCCGGTTATAGTGATTTTACCAATCAGGTGATGACTATAACGAAAGGAAGTAATCGATTGAATGTGAGTGCTGGATTTGCAAGTTCTGCTTATACAGAATATTGGAAAGCATGGATTGATTACGATCAAGATGGTACATTTGAATCTACTGAAATAGTGTTAGAAGGAAACTCTAATAGTTCGGCTAGTTTATACCAAGATTTTACAGTGCCAACTTCAGCTTTAATTGGGAATACTCGTTTAAGAGTTTCAATGAAATATAATGCTTCTCAAACTGCATGTGAAACATTCTCATATGGAGAAGTAGAAGATTATACAGTTAACATTACCAATTCTACAGTTAATGGAATAACTCATGATAATGTTCTGAAAGGTTCTAATATTAAGAATGAAAAACCAATTGATTATATAAGTCTTTATCCAAATCCAGTTAAAAATCATTTAAATATAAAATTAGAAACACGTCATAATGCCAAATCCAGTTTTAAAATTTTAAGTTTTGATGGAAAAGTAGTGAAGGTTGGAAAGATTGATTCTAGAGGAATTAATGTTGGAGATTTACCTAGAGGAATTTATATTGTTGAAGTAAATGATGGTCAAAAATTAATAACTAAGAAGATTGTAAAACAATAA
- the DLST|sucB gene encoding dihydrolipoyllysine-residue succinyltransferase (The 2-oxoglutarate dehydrogenase complex catalyzes the overall conversion of 2-oxoglutarate to succinyl-CoA and CO(2). It contains multiple copies of three enzymatic components: 2- oxoglutarate dehydrogenase (E1), dihydrolipoamide succinyltransferase (E2) and lipoamide dehydrogenase (E3) (By similarity); Belongs to the 2-oxoacid dehydrogenase family; Contains 1 lipoyl-binding domain.; KEGG: hin:HI1661 2-oxoglutarate dehydrogenase E2 component (dihydrolipoamide succinyltransferase)), producing MILEMKIPSPGESITEVEIATWLVQDGDYVEKDQAIAEVDSDKATLELPAEESGIITLKAEEGDEVAVGEVVCLIDTSAAKPEGAAAPAKEEKKEEAKPVEAPKPAPAAEAKKETYATGTPSPAAAKALAEKGMEPSQVQGTGRDGRITKEDAVKAVPSMGSMPTYGSRETSTKKLSMLRRKLSKRLVSVKNETAMLTTFNEVNMQPIFDIRKEYKEAFKEKHGVSLGFMSFFTLAVVRALKMYPDVNSMIDGDYQIKHDFQDISIAVSGPKGLMVPVIRNAENLSFRGVEAEVKRLALRARDGQITVDEMTGGTFTITNGGVFGSMLSTPILNQPQTAILGMHNIVERPVAENGQVVIRPIMYVAMSYDHRILDGRESVGFLVAVKEALENPVEILMGNDPKKALEM from the coding sequence ATGATATTAGAAATGAAAATCCCTTCTCCGGGAGAATCGATCACAGAAGTAGAAATCGCTACTTGGTTAGTTCAAGATGGTGATTACGTTGAAAAAGATCAAGCTATTGCAGAAGTAGATTCTGACAAAGCAACATTAGAATTACCAGCAGAAGAAAGTGGAATTATTACCTTAAAAGCAGAAGAAGGTGATGAGGTTGCTGTAGGAGAAGTGGTTTGTTTAATTGATACGTCTGCAGCTAAACCTGAAGGAGCTGCTGCACCAGCAAAAGAAGAAAAGAAAGAAGAAGCAAAACCTGTCGAAGCACCTAAGCCTGCTCCAGCTGCTGAAGCAAAGAAGGAGACTTATGCGACCGGAACACCTTCTCCAGCTGCAGCAAAAGCATTAGCAGAAAAAGGAATGGAGCCTTCTCAAGTACAAGGTACCGGACGTGATGGACGTATTACAAAAGAAGATGCTGTAAAAGCGGTGCCTTCAATGGGATCTATGCCGACATATGGATCTCGTGAAACTTCAACGAAAAAATTATCAATGTTACGTCGTAAGTTGTCAAAACGCTTAGTTTCAGTGAAGAATGAAACAGCGATGTTGACTACTTTTAATGAAGTAAATATGCAACCTATTTTTGATATTCGTAAAGAGTACAAAGAAGCTTTTAAAGAAAAGCATGGTGTAAGTTTAGGATTTATGTCGTTCTTTACTTTGGCCGTAGTACGTGCTTTAAAAATGTATCCAGATGTAAACTCAATGATAGATGGTGATTATCAAATAAAACATGATTTTCAAGATATTTCTATCGCAGTATCAGGTCCTAAAGGCTTAATGGTACCTGTAATCCGTAATGCAGAGAATTTATCTTTTAGAGGAGTAGAAGCTGAAGTTAAACGTTTGGCATTACGTGCACGTGATGGTCAAATTACAGTAGATGAAATGACAGGAGGAACCTTTACCATTACAAATGGAGGTGTTTTCGGATCAATGTTATCAACTCCGATCTTAAATCAGCCTCAAACAGCTATTTTGGGAATGCATAATATTGTAGAGCGTCCCGTAGCTGAAAATGGTCAAGTAGTAATTCGTCCAATCATGTATGTTGCGATGTCTTATGATCACCGTATCTTAGATGGGCGTGAGTCAGTAGGATTTTTAGTAGCTGTAAAAGAAGCGTTAGAAAATCCGGTAGAGATCTTGATGGGTAATGATCCTAAGAAAGCATTAGAAATGTAA
- the OGDH|sucA gene encoding oxoglutarate dehydrogenase (succinyl-transferring) (The 2-oxoglutarate dehydrogenase complex catalyzes the overall conversion of 2-oxoglutarate to succinyl-CoA and CO(2). It contains multiple copies of three enzymatic components: 2- oxoglutarate dehydrogenase (E1), dihydrolipoamide succinyltransferase (E2) and lipoamide dehydrogenase (E3). Belongs to the alpha-ketoglutarate dehydrogenase family.; KEGG: gfo:GFO_3083 2-oxoglutarate dehydrogenase E1 component) has translation MDRYSFLNAVHPEVLETQYEKYLQSPDSVEPSWRAFFQGFDFGRDESYGEELFEAQTAVASNSNVSTSQPVSTNTQVNKEFKVINLINDYRKRGHLFTKTNPVRERRDYNPKITLQNHGLSEADLNDTFKAGEIIGLPNATLKEIIAQLKSIYCESIGVEYMYIRDPEKVEWIQSWINRNSNKPNFSVDQKKHILHKLNQAVSFENYLHTKFVGQKRFSLEGGETLIPALDSLIEHATNQHHVEEFVVGMAHRGRLNVLTNIFGKTYEQIFSEFQGKELEESVFSGDVKYHLGSTTFAKSSHSDKQVKINLAPNPSHLETVDAVVEGIARAKVDLDYDGDYNKLVPVLIHGDAAVAGQGIVYEVIQMMKLRGYKTGGTIHIVINNQIGFTTNYLDARSSTYCTDVGKVTLSPVLHVNADDAEAVVHALQFAIDYRMRFGRDVFIDLLGYRKYGHNEGDEPRFTQPKLYKAISKHPNPRQIYNDKLKQEGIIGDDVLKEMEKQFKELLDKDFDASKAREKNQLEPFMEDEWEGYELMLEEKGMFEPVDTTVSKETLTEIAKVLGELPSDKKFIRKIEKIINGRKKAFEEGTNLDWGLAEMLAYGTLMKEGHNVRISGEDVQRGTFSHRHAVVKTEEAEEITLINQLNTGAKFEAYNSHLSEYGVVGFDYGYALAAPNTMTIWEAQFGDFSNGAQIMFDQYMSAAEDKWKMQNGLVLLLPHGYEGQGAEHSSARIERYLQLCASSNMTVANCTTPGNHFHLLRRQMKRNFRKPLVVFTPKSLLRHPRCVSTIDDLANGSFQEVIDDQTAKAAKVKKVVLVSGKFYYDLLAKKEEKKAEHIALVRVEQLYPLAKTEINKIISKYTNAIEIIWAQEEPENMGAWSYILRQLREIPFQVACPPESAATAAGSATRHAKFHNAVIDKIID, from the coding sequence ATGGATAGATATTCCTTTTTGAATGCGGTACACCCAGAAGTTCTGGAAACGCAATACGAAAAGTATTTACAGAGTCCAGATAGTGTAGAACCAAGTTGGAGAGCCTTTTTTCAAGGATTCGATTTTGGAAGAGATGAATCATATGGAGAAGAATTATTTGAAGCCCAAACTGCGGTTGCTTCTAATTCAAATGTATCTACTTCACAACCAGTTTCTACTAATACTCAAGTAAATAAAGAGTTTAAAGTTATTAATTTAATTAATGATTATCGTAAAAGAGGTCATTTGTTTACGAAAACGAATCCAGTTAGAGAACGTAGAGATTATAATCCAAAAATTACATTACAAAATCATGGCTTATCTGAAGCTGATTTAAATGATACGTTCAAAGCAGGTGAAATTATTGGATTACCCAATGCTACTTTAAAAGAGATTATCGCACAATTAAAAAGTATTTATTGTGAATCAATAGGAGTAGAATATATGTATATCCGAGATCCTGAAAAAGTAGAATGGATTCAATCTTGGATTAACCGTAATTCGAATAAACCGAATTTTTCTGTAGATCAAAAGAAACACATATTACATAAGTTAAATCAAGCCGTATCATTTGAAAATTATTTGCATACCAAATTTGTAGGGCAAAAACGATTTTCATTAGAAGGAGGTGAAACCTTGATCCCTGCTTTAGATTCTTTAATAGAGCATGCAACCAATCAACATCATGTTGAAGAATTTGTAGTGGGAATGGCACACCGTGGTCGTTTGAATGTTTTAACTAATATCTTTGGAAAAACGTATGAACAAATATTTAGTGAATTTCAAGGGAAAGAATTAGAAGAATCTGTTTTCTCAGGAGATGTGAAATATCATCTAGGATCGACAACATTTGCTAAAAGTTCACACAGTGATAAGCAAGTAAAAATTAACTTGGCGCCTAATCCATCTCACTTAGAAACAGTAGATGCTGTTGTAGAAGGAATTGCACGTGCTAAAGTTGATTTAGATTATGATGGAGATTATAATAAATTAGTTCCTGTATTAATTCACGGTGATGCTGCTGTAGCAGGTCAAGGAATTGTTTATGAAGTGATTCAAATGATGAAACTTCGTGGTTATAAAACAGGAGGGACTATTCATATTGTAATTAATAATCAAATTGGATTTACAACTAATTATTTAGATGCTCGTTCTAGTACTTATTGTACTGATGTTGGAAAAGTAACCCTTTCTCCAGTATTACACGTTAATGCAGATGATGCGGAAGCAGTAGTGCATGCATTACAATTTGCAATTGATTATCGTATGCGTTTTGGAAGAGATGTATTTATTGATTTATTAGGATACCGTAAATACGGTCATAATGAAGGAGATGAACCTCGTTTTACACAGCCTAAGTTATACAAAGCAATTTCAAAACATCCTAATCCTAGACAAATTTATAATGATAAATTAAAGCAAGAAGGAATTATAGGAGATGATGTGCTAAAAGAAATGGAAAAACAATTCAAAGAATTGTTAGACAAAGATTTTGATGCATCAAAAGCAAGAGAAAAAAATCAATTAGAACCTTTCATGGAAGATGAATGGGAAGGTTATGAATTGATGTTAGAAGAAAAGGGAATGTTTGAACCAGTTGATACAACAGTATCAAAAGAAACGTTGACTGAAATAGCAAAAGTTTTAGGAGAACTTCCTTCTGATAAGAAATTCATTCGAAAAATTGAAAAAATCATTAATGGACGTAAAAAAGCGTTTGAAGAAGGAACTAATTTAGATTGGGGACTTGCTGAAATGCTTGCTTATGGAACATTGATGAAAGAAGGACATAATGTTCGTATTTCAGGAGAAGATGTTCAAAGAGGTACGTTCTCGCATCGTCATGCTGTAGTAAAAACAGAAGAGGCAGAAGAAATCACTTTAATCAATCAATTAAATACGGGTGCTAAGTTTGAAGCATATAATTCACATTTATCAGAATATGGTGTGGTTGGATTTGATTATGGGTATGCGTTAGCAGCACCTAATACGATGACTATTTGGGAAGCACAATTTGGAGACTTCAGTAATGGAGCTCAAATTATGTTTGATCAATACATGTCAGCTGCTGAAGATAAATGGAAAATGCAAAATGGTTTAGTACTTTTATTACCGCACGGTTATGAAGGGCAAGGGGCAGAGCATTCATCAGCACGTATTGAGCGCTATTTACAATTATGTGCATCATCTAATATGACCGTTGCGAATTGTACAACACCAGGGAACCATTTTCACTTATTACGTCGTCAGATGAAACGTAATTTTAGAAAACCATTAGTTGTTTTTACACCTAAAAGTTTATTACGTCATCCTCGTTGTGTTTCTACAATTGATGATTTGGCTAATGGAAGTTTTCAAGAAGTGATTGATGATCAAACTGCTAAGGCAGCAAAAGTGAAAAAAGTTGTATTGGTTTCAGGAAAGTTCTATTATGACCTATTAGCAAAAAAAGAAGAAAAGAAAGCAGAACATATTGCATTAGTTCGTGTTGAACAATTATATCCCTTAGCTAAGACTGAAATTAATAAAATTATTTCAAAATATACCAATGCTATTGAGATCATTTGGGCACAAGAAGAGCCTGAAAATATGGGAGCTTGGTCTTATATTTTACGTCAATTACGTGAAATACCGTTCCAGGTAGCTTGTCCACCAGAAAGTGCTGCAACAGCAGCAGGTTCTGCTACTCGACATGCTAAATTCCATAATGCAGTAATTGATAAAATAATTGATTAG